Genomic DNA from Anabaena sphaerica FACHB-251:
TTACATAGACAAGTAATGGCAAATTATGGCTTACATTGGCAAGCTATCCAAAGGGCAAAACTGCGCGGTTGTCAAGTTTACGATTTCTATGGTTTTACTAGTGACAGTAATCACGGTTATGCGAAATTTTCTCAGTTTAAAAGTCAGTTTGGCGGTACACATATCAAAACTATTGGCGCTCATGATTACTTTTTCTATGACCAATTAGCAGATACATTAATTAGTTTATTTCAAAAGTTATCAGGTGGTGAAAATGAATGAAATCATGATCAATTTTTTCAATCAATCAGGTATTATTATTATAGAATTACTGGTTGGTTTTGGACTGTTTTGGGTAGGTCAATTAGCTTATCAAAAGTTATTTCGTACACGCTTAGAATTAAATTTAGAACTGTTTGTTAAAGATAATCCTGCTGTGGCTATTGCTTTGGTAGGTTATTATTTTGGTATTGTCATTGCTTTGGGTGGGGTTTTAGGACAAAGTGCTGTTAATTGGCAAGATAGAATTATTAATTTAGCTGCCTATGGTGCAACAGTAATTATATTTATGTTAGCTGGTGCATGGGTAGGTGATAAATTTATTTTACGTCAGTTTAATTGTGAACGGGAAATTATTCAAGATAGAAATTTGGGTGCTGCTAATGTGGAAGCAGGAAATCACATTGCTAATGGCTTAATTTTAAATTCTGCGTTATCTGGTGAAAGTGGTGGTTGGTGGGTATCTTT
This window encodes:
- a CDS encoding DUF350 domain-containing protein — translated: MNEIMINFFNQSGIIIIELLVGFGLFWVGQLAYQKLFRTRLELNLELFVKDNPAVAIALVGYYFGIVIALGGVLGQSAVNWQDRIINLAAYGATVIIFMLAGAWVGDKFILRQFNCEREIIQDRNLGAANVEAGNHIANGLILNSALSGESGGWWVSLVCWLIGLLVLVVVSSLYPRVTKYNVFAEIEKRNNPAAGVALAGLLIATGNIVRVAFYPEFTNWLVSFTQYGLTLVFCLLSLVGIRWLADLILVPGVKISDEIVNQEIPNVGAGLIEAFAYIAASFLIAWCF